Proteins from one Mercurialis annua linkage group LG7, ddMerAnnu1.2, whole genome shotgun sequence genomic window:
- the LOC126655234 gene encoding uncharacterized protein LOC126655234 produces the protein MADSHTQTPHQQPQIQTPLLPPPPSPPPPPPLQNNTNHLNHHHNHHLPDQEADVDQSIAGLELLLTFLGFSQSSVPSYLISWTVFVLIGVLLPVIILELPKCSGCDKYQIKDFELEIVASQACLAAVSLGCISRNIRKYGVRKFIFVDRRNSLILGRFSHQYAQQIKNSLRLLIVWSLPCFILKVVREVIRISYVKHESRWLSAAILFGLIVSWSYVSTITLTASIIFHLVCNLQIIHFDDYEKLLERESDVLLFIEEHIRLRYHLSKISHRFRIFLLLQFCSVTASQIVTLFQTTGYSGIITVINGGDFAVSSVVQVVGISLCLHAATKISHRAQRIASVVSRWHALATCGSGDSSHLRVSYSSGSLETVNSHNSLSTTYSESDLESMDYVAMPTNTQLVSYMSSYHRRQSFVMYLQNNPGGITIFGWTVDRGLINTIFFIQLTLITFVLGKTIVFASK, from the exons ATGGCAGATTCTCACACTCAAACACCACACCAACAACCTCAAATTCAGACACCGCTCCTTCCTCCTCCGCCGTCTCCTCCGCCGCCTCCACCACTTCAAAACAACACCAACCACCTCAACCACCACCACAACCACCACCTCCCAGACCAAGAAGCCGACGTTGATCAGTCAATAGCAGGGCTAGAGCTACTGCTTACATTTCTTGGTTTCAGTCAATCTTCTGTCCCAAGTTATCTTATTTCTTGGACAGTTTTTGTTTTGATCGGAGTGTTGCTTCCGGTGATCATTCTAGAGCTGCCGAAATGTTCTGGGTGTGATAAGTATCAGATTAAAGATTTTGAGCTGGAAATTGTTGCATCGCAGGCTTGTTTAGCTGCGGTTTCTTTGGGTTGTATTTCTCGTAATATCCGCAAGTATGGtgttagaaaatttatatttgtggACCGCCGTAATTCTCTTATATTGGGGCGGTTTAGTCATCAATATGCTCAGCAAATTAAG AATTCTTTACGTTTACTGATCGTCTGGTCACTGCCATGTTTCATCCTCAAAGTTGTGCGAGAGGTGATTCGTATATCGTACGTAAAACACGAGTCTCGGTGGTTATCTGCTGCTATTTTGTTCGGTTTGATTGTTTCATGGAGTTATGTGAGTACTATAACTTTAACAGCCAGCATTATCTTTCATCTGGTCTGCAATTTGCAAATTATTCACTTCGATGACTATGAAAAGCTCTTGGAAAGAGAATCCGATGTTTTACTATTTATAGAGGAGCATATTCGTCTTCGTTATCACCTGTCAAAGATAAGCCATAGGTTCcgcatttttcttcttctgcagTTCTGTTCTGTCACAGCTAGTCAAATTGTGACTCTTTTTCAAACTACAGGGTATAGCGGAATTATTACCGTGATCAATGGAGGCGATTTTGCA GTATCTTCAGTCGTCCAAGTAGTTGGCATTAGTCTGTGTCTCCATGCTGCTACTAAAATATCGCATAGAGCACAAAGAATCGCTTCAGTAGTTAGTAGATGGCACGCATTAGCGACATGTGGTTCAGGTGATTCATCGCATTTACGAGTTTCATACAGTTCAGGGAGCTTGGAAACTGTAAATTCGCACAACTCGCTAAGCACAACTTATTCTGAAAGTGATTTGGAGTCTATGGATTATGTTGCAATGCCTACTAACACTCAATTGGTATCCTATATGTCATCTTACCACAGAAGACAATCCTTTG TGATGTACTTGCAAAACAATCCTGGAGGAATCACCATATTTGGTTGGACTGTTGATCGTGGCTTAATTAACACAATCTTTTTCATCCAACTCACTCTCATCACTTTCGTGCTCGGAAAGACTATAGTCTTTGCTTCTAAATGA
- the LOC126655107 gene encoding 4-coumarate--CoA ligase-like 9 yields MSEKNKNLPPPIDPRTGFCPKTKTFHSLRPSASLPLESSPISVTDFAFSILKSSPPSPSTASLVDGLTHRTILYPEFISRVKNLTKYLYHNLGLRKGDSVYILSPNSVHIPILCFSLFSLGVVISPGNPASSDSDVSRQVRLCNPVIAFVTKKTAHKISNIRTILVDSDSDSDSDSPSFESISTGKFDSGGLELDGIDSTVCQSDPAAILYSSGTTGREKGVILTHRNFTYVAAAGLAVRPARKSSPVCFCAVPYFHVYGLSYFIRSLAMGETVVSMGRFDFEVMMKCIEDFRVTHMAVAPPIVVAMVKKDAEFVDGYDLRSLEVVGCGGAPVRRSVVQLFRERFPHVILGQAYGLTESTARVFGTVGPEEGQFMGATGKLMSNCEAKIVDPQTGILLPPGSPGEIWLRGPSIMKGYVDDEKATAATLDSGGWLRTGDLCYIDNEGFLFFVDRIKELIKYKGYQVAPAELEHLLHYHPDIAEAAVIPYPDEEAGQAPLAFVVRQSGSTIDESKIKDFIAKQVAPYKRIRRVMFIDSLPKNAAGKVLRKDLIKFAVSGATSKL; encoded by the exons ATGtctgaaaaaaacaaaaacctaCCTCCCCCAATCGATCCCAGAACCGGGTTCTGTCCAAAAACCAAAACTTTCCATAGCCTCAGACCGTCAGCTTCTCTTCCACTCGAATCCTCACCCATTTCCGTCACCGATTTTGCCTTCTCAATTCTCAAATCTTCCCCTCCCTCACCGTCCACCGCCTCTCTCGTCGACGGACTCACCCATCGCACCATTCTCTACCCTGAGTTCATATCCCGCGTCAAGAACTTAACCAAATATCTATATCACAATCTTGGCTTAAGAAAAGGCGACTCGGTTTACATTTTATCGCCCAACTCGGTTCATATTCCGATTCTGTGCTTCTCTTTATTCTCTCTAGGTGTTGTAATTTCTCCGGGTAATCCAGCGAGTTCGGACTCGGATGTTTCGCGTCAGGTTCGTCTATGTAACCCTGTTATTGCATTTGTTACCAAGAAAACTGCTCATAAAATCAGTAATATCAGAACGATTCTCGTCGACTCAGACTCTGACTCTGACTCTGACTCACCTTCGTTTGAATCGATTTCCACGGGTAAATTTGACAGTGGTGGATTAGAATTAGATGGGATTGATAGTACTGTTTGCCAGTCTGATCCGGCGGCGATTCTTTACTCTTCAGGGACTACAGGAAGAGAAAAAGGAGTGATCTTGACTCACCGGAACTTTACATATGTGGCGGCGGCAGGGCTAGCTGTTCGTCCTGCTCGGAAGAGTTCTCCGGTTTGTTTTTGTGCTGTGCCGTATTTTCATGTGTATGGTTTGTCTTATTTTATAAGGTCATTGGCAATGGGAGAGACTGTGGTGTCAATGGGGAGATTTGATTTTGAGGTGATGATGAAATGTATTGAGGATTTTAGGGTTACTCATATGGCGGTTGCTCCGCCTATTGTGGTGGCTATGGTTAAAAAAGATGCTGAATTTGTTGATGGGTATGATTTGAGGTCTCTTGAAGTTGTGGGTTGTGGTGGTGCTCCGGTTAGGAGAAGTGTTGTTCAACTTTTCAGGGAAAGGTTCCCACATGTGATTCTTGGTCAG GCTTATGGATTGACTGAATCAACAGCAAGAGTGTTTGGTACAGTAGGCCCTGAAGAAGGCCAATTTATGGGGGCAACAGGAAAGCTTATGTCTAACTGTGAGGCGAAGATTGTTGATCCTCAGACTGGTATTTTACTTCCGCCTGGCTCCCCTGGTGAAATTTGGCTCCGAGGTCCATCTATCATGAAGG GTTATGTTGATGATGAAAAAGCAACTGCTGCAACTTTAGATTCTGGAGGATGGTTGAGAACTGGAGACCTTTGTTATATCGATAACGAAGGATTTCTATTCTTTGTTGATCGTATAAAGGAATTAATCAAATACAAAGGCTACCAG GTAGCACCAGCAGAACTTGAACATCTGCTGCACTATCATCCAGATATTGCGGAAGCAGCTGTAATTCC GTATCCTGATGAGGAAGCTGGTCAGGCACCCTTGGCCTTTGTCGTACGACAGAGTGGAAGCACCATTGATGAATCAAAAATCAAGGATTTTATAGCCAAACAG GTTGCACCATACAAAAGAATACGAAGAGTTATGTTCATTGATTCATTGCCTAAGAATGCAGCTGGTAAGGTGCTCAGAAAAGACTTGATAAAATTTGCAGTATCAGGTGCTACTTCTAAATTATAG
- the LOC126655106 gene encoding lipoxygenase 6, chloroplastic translates to MYTLKQITCLKPGINLQHLAPEKSSRNGINKMTKIPISNKKKNTAGSVKAIISGGEDKSITVESVLSSSTDDQQPEGDRSEIRVTAVITVRKKIKEKINEQIEDGWEYFVNGIGQGILIQLVSEDLDPVTNSGKNVVSSVRGWLPKPSSHAHIVEYAADFTVPSDFGNPGAVLITNLHNKEFYLLEIVIHGFDNSPFFFSANTWIHSQKDNPESRIIFRNQAYLPSQTPPGIKDLRRNDMLSIRGNGKGQRKAHDRVYDYAPYNDLGNPDKDSDLARPILGGNKEWPYPMRCRTGRPPSKKDPHCESRIEKPHPVYVPRDETFEEIKQNTFAAGRLKALLHNLIPTIAATLSSSDIPFTCISDVDKLYNDGLILKTEEHKTIHPVLSNMMKQVLTVSERLLKYEIPAIIKRDRFAWLRDNEFARQTLAGVNPVNIEILKEFPIKSKLDPAVYGPSESALTKDLIEQELHGMSVEKAIEEKRLFILDYHDLLLPFINKMNCLPGRKAYASRTILYYNKAGMLLPIAIELSLPPTASSPSNKHIYTHGHDATAHWIWKLAKAHVCSNDAGVHQLVNHWLRTHAVMEPFIIATHRQLSAMHPIYKLLHPHMRYTLEINALARQSLINGGGIIEACFSPGKYAMELSSAAYKSMWRFDMEALPADLIRRGMADEDPSMPCGVRLVIEDYPYASDGLLIWSAIKEWVESYVNHFYTEPNSITSDIELLTWWDEIKNKGHYDKRNEPWWPKLKTKEDLSGILTTMIWIASGLHAAVNFGQYPFGGYVPNRPTLVRKLIPEQNEPDYEKFIINPMQTFLSSLPTKLQATKVMAVQNTLSTHAPDEEYLGEMNQLHGHWINDHEILQLFNRFTSRIEEIERTISKRNKDIRLKNRNGAGTPPYELLLPSSGPGVTGRGIPNSISI, encoded by the exons CTCCAACATCTAGCACCAGAAAAAAGCTCAAGAAATGGGATAAACAAGATGACCAAAATACCCATatcaaataagaaaaagaatACCGCTGGATCAGTTAAAGCAATTATAAGTGGCGGGGAAGACAAGAGTATTACAGTTGAGTCAGTGTTGTCTTCTTCAACTGATGATCAGCAGCCAGAAGGGGACAGAAGTGAGATTCGTGTGACGGCTGTGATTACTGTAAGGAAGAAAATTAAGGAAAAGATTAATGAACAGATTGAAGATGGGTGGGAGTATTTTGTGAATGGGATTGGTCAGGGAATCTTGATCCAGCTTGTTAGTGAAGATCTTGATCCTg TAACCAATTCAGGAAAAAATGTAGTCTCTTCTGTGAGAGGGTGGTTGCCAAAGCCATCAAGCCATGCTCATATTGTTGAATATGCAGCTGATTTCACTGTTCCTTCAGACTTTGGCAATCCTGGAGCTGTTCTTATAACCAATCTTCATAACAAGGAGTTCTACTTGCTCGAGATTGTCATTCACGGTTTCGATAATAGTCCGTTCTTCTTTTCCGCGAATACTTGGATCCATTCTCAGAAAGATAATCCTGAAAGCAGAATTATCTTCAGGAATCAA GCGTATCTACCGTCACAAACGCCTCCCGGGATTAAAGATCTACGGCGCAACGACATGCTCAGTATTCGCGGCAATGGAAAAGGCCAGAGGAAGGCTCATGATAGAGTTTATGACTATGCTCCTTATAATGATTTGGGAAATCCTGACAAGGATTCGGATCTTGCTAGGCCGATACTTGGTGGTAACAAGGAGTGGCCTTATCCTATGCGCTGTAGAACTGGCCGACCTCCGAGCAAAAAAG ATCCTCATTGTGAGAGTAGAATTGAGAAGCCACACCCAGTGTATGTACCTCGAGATGAAACTTTTGAGGAGATCAAACAGAATACGTTCGCTGCCGGAAGATTGAAAGCTTTGCTTCATAATCTCATTCCAACTATTGCTGCTACATTGTCAAGCTCAGATATTCCGTTCACTTGTATCTCCGATGTCGATAAACTATACAATGACGGCCTTATCCTTAAAACTGAAGAGCATAAAACTATTCATCCAGTGTTGAGCAATATGATGAAACAAGTTCTAACTGTTAGTGAAAGGTTACTCAAGTATGAAATCCCCGCTATCATAAAAA GGGATAGATTTGCTTGGTTGCGTGATAACGAATTTGCACGCCAGACTCTGGCCGGCGTTAATCCGGTGAATATTGAGATCTTAAAG GAATTTCCTATTAAGAGTAAACTAGACCCTGCTGTATATGGCCCTTCCGAATCAGCACTTACAAAGGATTTAATAGAACAAGAACTCCACGGAATGAGTGTAGAAAAG GCAATTGAGGAGAAGAGGTTATTTATCCTAGATTACCATGACTTGCTTTTGCCATTTATCAACAAGATGAACTGCTTACCGGGTAGAAAAGCTTATGCCTCGAGGACGATTCTCTACTATAACAAGGCTGGTATGCTGTTGCCAATAGCTATTGAGCTTTCACTTCCTCCGACAGCGTCTTCACCTTCCAACAAGCACATTTACACTCATGGGCATGATGCTACTGCACATTGGATATGGAAACTAGCCAAAGCTCATGTCTGCTCAAATGATGCTGGGGTTCATCAACTCGTAAATCACTG GTTACGAACTCATGCTGTTATGGAACCGTTTATTATTGCAACTCACAGACAACTCAGTGCAATGCACCCAATTTACAAGCTACTCCATCCTCATATGCGTTATACGCTAGAGATAAATGCACTTGCACGACAAAGTTTAATCAATGGAGGAGGTATAATTGAAGCTTGTTTCAGTCCTGGAAAATATGCAATGGAGCTTAGCTCTGCAGCTTACAAGAGTATGTGGCGGTTTGACATGGAGGCATTGCCTGCAGATCTTATTCGCAG GGGCATGGCTGATGAGGATCCTTCAATGCCTTGTGGTGTGCGACTTGTGATTGAAGACTACCCTTACGCTTCAGACGGATTACTTATCTGGTCAGCCATCAAAGAATGGGTAGAATCGTATGTCAATCACTTCTACACTGAGCCTAATTCTATCACTTCAGATATTGAGCTCCTGACGTGGTGGGACGAGATTAAGAATAAAGGTCACTATGACAAACGAAACGAGCCGTGGTGGCCGAAACTGAAGACCAAAGAGGACTTATCCGGCATACTAACAACAATGATATGGATTGCATCAGGTCTACATGCAGCTGTAAATTTTGGGCAGTATCCCTTTGGAGGATATGTGCCTAATCGTCCGACACTAGTGAGAAAACTCATCCCAGAACAGAATGAGCCTGATTACGAGAAGTTTATCATAAACCCTATGCAAACTTTCCTATCATCTTTGCCAACTAAACTTCAAGCCACCAAAGTGATGGCTGTCCAAAACACTCTATCGACTCATGCCCCAGATGAAGAGTACTTGGGTGAGATGAACCAACTACATGGTCATTGGATAAATGATCATGAGATACTGCAATTGTTCAATAGATTCACATCTCGAATAGAGGAGATAGAACGTACCATAAGCAAAAGGAACAAGGACATCCGTCTTAAAAACAGAAATGGCGCAGGCACTCCCCCATATGAATTGCTCCTTCCCTCTTCAGGTCCGGGGGTAACCGGACGTGGAATCCCCAACAGCATTTCCATATAA